The following coding sequences lie in one Loxodonta africana isolate mLoxAfr1 chromosome X, mLoxAfr1.hap2, whole genome shotgun sequence genomic window:
- the LOC135228809 gene encoding heat shock transcription factor, X-linked-like has product MDSGKKSSPPSQDPGSSMAHSPPRAGAPRTVSAGPAPPAVPAGAWDDPLPPGCPNGRFLLEDTAFQTPTERPSLRRPGPGTNTLSLRDGSLFSLPFPKKLWNIVSSNQFVSIWWECNGACIGINEKLFQKEILDRDGADKVFATHYMKSFIRQLNLYGFSKMHQIAWRPVCRARWFTEERSVCVVSKLHFYYCPYFKRDFPELLLKMKRRVGVTGSSKAVVHVYSQQRERQPEAPRSPSAPTAMERQEAPTCPGENKPAGLGNPELPDDTSGSSTAGWAPPATAARALEDVGRNMEAAALLSTRSPRQPERTQAPWATPGAEATILAQPPWAVRVRAAAQICSFGPMVGLQAEPPGYHSSPAMFLPWAGLLPFCCPWVPMPIRAMGPAAHMPVSSPPAMPFHCFANCPCFSDYRPAIIRPPGCPVFRDHHR; this is encoded by the exons ATGGATAGTGGCAAGAAAAGCAGTCCCCCAAGCCAGGACCCAGGCTCGAGCATGGCCCATTCTCCCCCAAGGGCTGGGGCACCCCGAACTGTCAGTGCGGGCCCTGCTCCTCCAGCAGTTCCGGCAGGGGCCTGGGATGATCCCCTGCCACCTGGCTGCCCCAACGGGAGATTCCTGCTCGAAGACACTGCTTTCCAAACGCCGACCGAAAGGCCCTCCTTGAGAAGGCCAGGCCCAGGCACGAACACCCTGTCCCTGAGGGACGGGAGCCTGTTTTCTCTCCCCTTCCCCAAGAAACTGTGGAACATCGTGAGCAGCAATCAGTTTGTGTCCATTTGGTGGGAGTGTAACGGCGCGTGCATCGGGATCAACGAGAAACTATTTCAAAAAGAGATTTTGGACCGGGACGGTGCTGACAAAGTGTTTGCAACGCACTATATGAAGAGCTTCATCCGCCAGCTCAACCTCTACGGCTTCAGCAAAATGCACCAGATTGCTTGGCGACCTGTCTGCCGCGCTAGATGGTTCACAGAAGAAAGATCAGTGTGTGTCGTGAGCAAG TTACACTTCTACTATTGCCCCTACTTTAAAAGAGACTTCCCTGAGCTTCTCCTGAAGATGAAGAGAAGAGTGGGCGTAACAGGGTCATCCAAAGCCGTCGTGCACGTGTACTCCCAGCAGAGGGAGAGGCAGCCCGAAGCCCCAAGATCTCCTTCAGCACCTACAGCCATGGAGCGACAGGAAGCTCCCACGTGTCCCGGTGAGAACAAGCCGGCGGGCCTGGGGAACCCAGAACTGCCCGATGACACGTCCGGAAGCAGCACTGCTGGCTGGGCGCCACCAGCAACTGCAGCAAGGGCCCTTGAGGATGTTGGGAGGAACATGGAGGCTGCGGCCCTCTTGTCAACGCGGTCTCCCCGCCAGCCAGAGAGGACCCAGGCTCCCTGGGCTACCCCTGGTGCCGAGGCCACCATCCTCGCACAGCCCCCCTGGGCTGTCCGTGTCAGGGCTGCTGCACAGATATGTTCCTTTGGGCCAATGGTGGGTCTGCAAGCTGAGCCTCCGGGATACCACAGCTCCCCTGCCATGTTCCTGCCTTGGGCGGGCCTGTTGCCCTTCTGCTGCCCCTGGGTCCCCATGCCCATCAGGGCTATGGGGCCTGCTGCTCACATGCCTGTTTCCTCACCCCCAGCCATGCCATTCCACTGCTTCGCCAACTGCCCCTGCTTCTCAGACTACAGGCCAGCTATCATCAGGCCCCCAGGGTGTCCTGTGTTCAGGGACCACCACAGATAA